Sequence from the Cucumis sativus cultivar 9930 chromosome 1, Cucumber_9930_V3, whole genome shotgun sequence genome:
GATTATCTTATTATTCAAATCCAAGATAGATCCTATAGTAATGCTATAACTGCACTCATCCAGTTAATGTTTGGCTGCCTTTTAAACTTGAGCCACATGCAACTATTTCACATACTCATTAAACTCTGTAAGAATTAAATATCAATCTCAAGATAATAGGGAAAGTAAAACCATGAAGAACACTGAGTAAAGGTAGCAGTAGTAAACCTCAAAGTATCAATTCCATCATTCTCCAAAGCTTCTGATCTCCGAATTGCCTCTTCTGTTAAACATTAGATGGACGAGGATAATAGTGTAAGCTGAAAAAAGTGCATGTCATTTCCCTTATAACAATGtatagattaaattaaagatcAGTTACCTTCCTCCTTCCTGCTCAATTTTTGCTCTGTTAACTGTCATAGAATGACTAGAATCAGAACAAGAAACACTTACTGAAGTGCTTATAACATCAGTGTAGAAAGGATGAATCATTTTCTAAAGatatagaaaaaacaagaGGCTAGCAAGTTAGTTCTACACAAGCATACCTTCTTGGTTCCTGCAGCATCCCTTTCCCTTATATTTCGCTCTAATTGCTCCCTCTCTCTTTGATCTCGTAATCGCTCCTCCTCCGACTGCATTTCAATATAACttgattttaagaaaaattgtttcaCTGAATAGGTTTTTATCCAAGTAAAAGATACATCCCAATTTCAAAGAAACTTTgacattattaattaagaaggTTAGTCCCAAATAAGCCTAAACATGTACCTCAGAGCTTTCATCTTCAGAACTGGATGCCCGTTGCCGTCGTTTAACCTgtctattttctctttcaagaGCACTTTCCTGCATTGTCCCATCAAGTTAGAGAAAAGATAACCCACTTAAAAGAACACGCACACTATATATACCATTCCATATATCATAccttttcatcatcttcatcttcttgatattcatttttccttctaaaatgtttctttcggttttctgtttctttgaGATCACTGCTGCGTCCTTTATCTTCAACATCATCTTCGTCATCAGCATCAAGTAGTGCATATGTTGTTTGCTTTCTTGCCAACATTGCTGCTTCTCTCTCTTGCTTCTGATAAAGCTGAGGCAGAACAGCAAAAAATTATACTCAAGGACATGACCGACGAGGAAAAATAAGTCAATAAAGTTGTAAATGCAATAAGTAAAGGGGATGGAACAACAGAGGATTAAAAAACACGTAATATATGAATCACATgttaattgtaaataaaattaattaatacatttaaACCAGATGATTGCTTGCGTGGCACTCTGGAGAAAATTCCTTCAGCAAAAGCCAGTGTTTCACCAGAAGATGGCAAGGAAAAATCTATCACCAACTTGTTCACAACATCGGCAGGTGATGTTGCTTGTTTGGCTGCAATAGAATGGTCAACGTAAAAATATGCCATAAATACCATATCTTTTACGATTCATAATTGAAAATACCCAAAGACATTAAATCACTAAACAAGGAGAAGCAGTACATAGTCCAATCATATACTGCACGATCGTTGGCTGAGAAAAACCAAGCAATGACATTAACTGATCCGAAACCCATGTTTTCAAGTCATTTTCGCCCCCCATCTCCCTGAAATTGAGTTTGATAATAGTTAAACAAAAAGGTTACCAATAACCAACAAGAGGATTCAAATGACAAATTATgtattaaatttgagaaagatataaataataataataccaaCAATTCTATTTTGTATGATTGATAGCGACaaaggcaaaaaaaattattaaggaTCACAACCATACTTAGTGGTGAATTCATGAGGTTGTAAGATCACAGCCATACGTAGTAGTGAACCCATAGGAGCACGATCATACATAGTAATGAACTTATAGGATCACGATCATACATAGCTTGTGATAGGAGGGAAAATTGTCACTTTACTTATCTAGCATGCAACATGCAATGGGGGTCCCAAATCATACAGTTATATCATACTAACAATTCATAATGTTCATAGCAtgattataaaattgtttcaGTCATGCAAGAAATAATGagcttttctaaaattatttggCATAGcccaaaataacattttatttatttttcctacaCATAAGCATCCCAGTAGTATATTTGCTTACCTCAAAATTGAGtccaaaaaataagaaattgatCTTCTTCTTAGCCTAGAGCAAAACTTGGATCAAAACCCCCTAATAAAAATACTATCAAACTTAATCCCAAACTTTAGGCCGTAAatccaaaacataaatttcacTCAAACACTACAAACAGCAAACAGCGTACCCAACACATGGTTTGCAGTAAAATCACTTACAATCTTAGCCCAAAGAAATGAATCTACACATAAAACAAGAGTATAAAACCCAATTCCACCATTTTTAACCAATCCAGAAATGTTTAAAACACTTGAACACTTACCAAAAAGTCACCGAAATCCTTTCAAAATTGTTGGACGGCAACTTTAACACTCTCCAAATCTTCAATCTAACGTCCAAAACATCATGGGTAACATCAAATCAATGTCCAATAATAATGggtaaacaaattaaacaataacCCCATAAAACTAACCAAACACTTAAGTCCATTCGCTGAAATTTGCTCTAAGAAACGAAGTGGTTGATAAATCGATTCGAGGTTATTCAAAATCCTGGAATCTacaatgagagagagaaagagagagaggcgGTGGATTGAGAGAAGTCCGAAAGATGGAGGTAAAAAATTGCCGGTGGTAGACGGCGGGGAGCGGCGAAGTGAGGACTGGCGTCCGGCAGGTACGTGATTGAGGAAGGCGGCTTGAGTTGCTGTGAGTATGGGTGTGCGCGGAATTTCGAATTCGACGAACAATCTGTCCAAATTGGCAAACTGCTGGATGATATGTGCATTCCATTTCTTAATCTTTCTAAAGCATATGttagtttaattaaacatataaaataattgtatagtAACATTGGGAGGGTAACAATTTAAATGTAAACTTTCAACTGATGAtggtaaaaatttaaatattaaactcCGTttatgtatcaatttaaaccttaaacgtctaaattttttatgcatatatccaaataaaattaagtaataCACATATTACTTTATACATAAAACGTATTTGAggttcaaattgttatttacgtgaaagtttatatttaaatcgATACATATATGAGTTTGaggtttaatttgatataaaccGTAAAAACCAGGCTTATGTTGATACAGTTGgtagtttaaagtttaaattgatataaatttaaaagttgtcCAACTCTGAGTGTGTTTGGGATTCAAGCGAACATGGATGCTCAAATTCTTACACATATCACTTGCCTTCACATTGTGATATCTATTTGATAGTATTAAGAGTAGATAATTACGAAGagttaaacaaaaattgcAATACATACCTTAAACATATGAACTCAACTACTTCTCGAGCATACAAAAATTTGTAGACATACAAATGTCAAACATTCTATATCAACTAAGCATCCTCTAGTTTAACgtaaacaactttttaaaaataaaaatgaattttgaaaaattattattttaaagagtAAGTCAAATCGTGCTCTAATTCAagtatttttctataatatcaaaatagactaaaaatgttaaaacaaACATCGTTCTCCACTTTATAGCAATTCAAGCATACCATAATTCTATAATAAAACTTGCAATTGATATATTAtcttaaatgacaaaacttgCAAATAAAATTTACCGTCTATGTACGATAGAcacaaatgataaaatatcaaaaaacGTGTTAAATAGATACAAAATGTTTAGACCGCatcatacatttttctttaaacgtGAATTAGGGATAATGTTTTTTATATCTAAGAGGTTTGGATGCCAAAAAcgaaagaataagaaaataatatataactcttatcatttatttttataataagatAAAATGTGGTTTGGTTGCCTTTGACTTAGAATAAGTAGATACTTAAAAACATATAAGTTAGAGAtcaaatataatctaaaagattttattatttatgtaatgTAAATGAGAGATTAGTTAgggataaattttgttttctttttacaatttttttttacgttgAGTGGATATTAATAGACAAAATGTGTTtcttggaaaaaaaaacaagattaaTTAGAGATCAGAAAATGTGatcattctatatatatatatatatatatatatatatatatatatatatataaactacgtctataatattgaaaataaaatgcaatttttgaagatttaaataaattttaaaaatacttgaGATTAGTAGAAGGCCAATGAATAAAAagtttctaatatatatatataaatatatatttaaaaaaaacttgaattagGTGGCTAAAggattttctatttctttaaaataaatacaaatctAGTAGTCTAGTACCAacaataaagtaattaaataagttCCTTACAAATTCATAATAAATCAACCAAATTCCCAATCAAATTAATAGggtatttgatttaaattcaagaaaagCTGTATCAAATTTGTGACACATTATAGGTTattatcacttttaaatttaaatttactacttttctaaatttaaaaagtattataaCATGGACTCTATGATAatcatagattttttttttttttttgcacaaGTCTCTTGATTTAACTTGATTGGAGAGTtaggttttgaaaataagtcattgaaaaacaaaaacaaaaagtgttCGGCAACTATCAAAGTATATCCTCAAACAACTTCTTATCAAAATAgctcaaataataatttgtttatacatatatatatataaaaagaatgatCTAATCAATCCAAATAAGTCCAACTTTCGAATCTGTTTGAGATTCAAGTGAATATGAACGCTAAAGTAAAATCTATATATCATAGACATCACTTGGCTTCACTCAGTAGATTTTCGTGGTGATTAGACTTGTTCTGTGCTGttctatctatctatatatataaaggaatACGAAAAACAACTATGGTATCTACTCGACAGTAAGTGCAAATAATTACATAGTTGATGTTACGTGCAAATTACTAACtttggaattaaaaaaagaagtgtaaaTCTCTTAAAATTTGTCCTCCATCATATCTTGATCTGCCCACAATATTACTTGAGATCATAATATAAAAACGGTCACTGTAAAGAGCTCCTAAGATAATTTAagtcaaagaaaacaaacattatAATCATTCTAAATAAAGAGTCTAACTTTTGGCTCCCGGTCGTGCAGGACTCAAATAATTTGTCACTAATCCCATAATAGCGAACCTGGATTCAAGACCAAAATAGAGTTAAAACCACAAAATGGGTATAAAGTTGATGCTATCGAATCAtgttaaaatgttgataatgttaaaaagaaaaatcattcaaacaaGATGGTGATGATCTGCTTAGACCTCACTTGATTTGAggcttaacaaaaaaaaaaaaaaaaaaaaaaaaactgaaaccCCAAGATGaccaattttacaaaaataaaatgcatCTAACACCtttatatgataaattttcaccaattgttttgaaaatcaCCTATGTTCTCAAAACTGTTAGATAACATTATAGGGAATCATAACACCATCTTTCGTTTATCCTTGAACTTCTTAACCCATCATCGGAGGGAGAAACTAAGAGATGTAGTTTCACATGTCAGTTGGGCCTCAAGGGACATTGTTACCAAGCCACAACTCAGGTTGGAGGAGCAGTGATTTGAATCAACGGAAGAACAAACAATAACTAACTTGATAAAGAAAGTACTCTCCCATATTTTACTCTAGTTTCTTATTTTGCAAGTTCTCGatccaaatttcatttcaatccATTGGGTCCAATTccgaagaaaataaatttttatgataattaatcACAATTTACAAGTTACCTAGTCAATGCTCTAAACTTTTACATAAAGGAAAACGGGTAAGAAGCAAgtacaaaaaggaaaatgtttaAATGCTACTTCGATCCATAAACTTCTGGCTTTGGTTAATGTACTTTCAAAATGTACATTTTGGTTCCTTGAAGTTACAAAAAgacaacaaatttaatcccttaaaaatgatataaaagcGAACAATAAAGGGACCTAAAATGTTCAAAGTTCAAGGGCCAAAATGCTCCAAAGTTGTAGTATAAGAatcaaaatgaacattttgaaagtacaaggaccaaaatattaaaagtatagggaccaaaatgaataatttagaaatacataaaccaaaatgaaaaaaagtgaaaagtaCATAGACCAAAGATGTATTTGAtccaaaggaaaaataaaaaggtaatGGCATATGTCAAGGGAGGAAATGTTCATGGTTTGCATACAGCGTTTAAGGCCGACTCATGTTAAACTAAAACTACAATGATAGATACCAATCTATATCTAAGATTCAAGGTTCCTAAATCTCAAGTATTGCGGACGCAATCAATACTGAATCTGAAATATCACAAAACTTGATTGCTAGTGTAAAAGATTGTGAAtactctctcttcttttatgATGGCGTGTTCATCACAAGTCACAACTTTGAGATTCATGAACTAGTAAAGCATGACAATTACTAACCTTGCAAATTTTGGTATCCAGAAACTTATAGGGTATTAAACAACTAACCAAAGACTTCGTCTCTTAAACATGACCACTGTTAACATAACACAATCCAATACCCTGAGTTTTCACTATAATTCACTAAGAAGATTAacttttcaagtgtttaaatttgaaaataaattattttaaagaaaaaattgaggtGTTCGACAACAACTCAAAATAACTTAATGCAAATCACTCTCAAGTCTCAAATCACTCTCAAAGTTCATTTTAAACGATTTTCTTTCTACCAACAGAATTTTGACTCTTGTACATTGATTGAATGATAGCGGATTCTAAACATGTAgagattataaaaaatatcataatgcCTAATAAAGTAGGTAGCTAAATTTGCCAACCAACATGGATGAACCCTTGAGAATTAGTTCGAACCCTAGCTAATAAACATCAATTCTTGCATCAACAAATCGAATCAACCTAGACGGAATTTAGACTGTTCAGATTTCCGAAAAAACTTAATTCTACCTACTGATCCGTATGAAGTAGCAGTGAAATAAAGATCGAGAAGGGAGCAACACTCACATCATGGCCATGGAAATCTGCTTGAGATCGTTTTCAATATTCCTCATATTCGCAAGCGATTGGGCACAAAATATGATTGCCAGCCACGAACTAAGCTTGTACTGTCCAATTTCAACCAAAACCAATAGTGTGGCATGAGTAGAAAGTAAGATCTCCATAATTAGCGTATGAGTACTcgaaaagaaacagaaaagtaCCCTGAACATGACACCGGCGATACCGAAAACGACGGCGATGAAACCGGAATAATCGACTGGGAGATCTTGCGGATTCACTGCCGGAGCAACAAACGGCTTCACCGCCGACGGCTGCCGTGGATCATTCGCTTGTGTCGACATCTCTTGACTGACTCTCAAAGCCTCGACGACTCAGCCTCGATTTAATTGCTTCGGTGAATCTGATTCTTAAGCATATAGAAAAAGTGGATACGGTCCGATTTATTTTCGGGTTAATGCGATTGGTTTAATTGAACCGAACCGCCTTGTAAGTTGTCATCTAcattttcctaattttaactgaaatagaacatttgaaaaaccatttatctttttatgaaaaatctaataaatctTATTAGGGTTAAAAACCTCATTTATAAAGCTAACAAACGTTCTGTCTCACATAGTTAAAtataatcaacttttaatttcatttaataacacttcaaattgaaaaactttttCGATACCTTCGTTATTTGTGACAATTTacgatttaaatttaattacaattatccaaaattcaatatttagattgataaaattattagttcatatcataattaaattaccCTAAACCGTAATTCATGATGTTCTAggtaaaatatacaaatattaatttccattttattaaaaagagttaatttaactatattttaaacaaaatttcaaaagttaaaatagcCACAATTATCTAACACcaatttttactatatgtCAATATTCAAATTCACATTATTTCCCTCTAGGTATTGTAACTTGGGGTTAAACATAATTACGAATCAATCCAACAagttattttagttaaaaaaataacttaatgaacaccttaaattaaaaacttcaCTATacacaaaaagtaaaaatacacaaatattttgGGGTTTTGCACTCAAACTTCTCGTCTTCCACCCATGGCCTATTCCTAAATTCGAGATGCCAACTCCTCGACTCCCTCactgttttcaaaaattatatcatatgctataaataataatcataataagtcaaaattcatcaaaaaaaTCTCCAATTCATTGTTAGTTCAAAATGGCTAAATCGGCCCTTGAGACTTACGGCCATGATCTCGTGGAAAAAGCAGAGAAACAAACACTCGATCCAATCTTCGGCCGCCACAAAGAAATCTGCCGTCTCCTAACCATCCTCTGCCGCAAAACCAAATGCAACCCCATTCTAATAGGCGAACCCGGCGTCGGAAAAACAGCTATCGTTGAAGCACTCGCACAGAAATTCGCCGCCGGAAATGTCCCGGCCAAGCTCTCCGGCGCAAGGATCGTGGAACTGGACATGGGAGCCATAATGGCCGGAACAATTTGGAGGGGGCAATTGGAAGAGAGATTGAAGGATGTGATGACGGAAGTGAAAGGATCGGAAGGAAAAGTGATAGTGTTTATAGACGAAATTCATATGTTGGTCCGAAGTGATCATCAGGGAACCGCAGCGGAGATTCTGAAACCGGCGCTGGGAAGAGGGGGTTTCCGGTGCATCGGAGCGACGACGTTGAAGGAGTACAAAAGGTATATTGAGAAAGACGGAGCATTGGCGAGGAGATTTAAACAAGTTTATGTGAATGAACCAAGTGTTGAAGATTCGATTAACATTCTCAGAGTTTTGAAGGAGAGATATGAAAAACATCACGTTCTTATAATTAAAGATTCTGCTCTTATTGCTGCTGCAAAATTGTCACATCGCTACATCACAggtataattattgaaaaaacttcgatataaaatttattcaagAACAATACTCAGATACTCTAAACTCTCCTATAGTTACGTGAAATGttgtaaacattatttttatttacttcaaaaatatttgagttattttttctcttaccTAGGGCGACGACTTCCAGACAAAGCAATCGATTTAGTCGACGAAGCAAGTGCATGCATGAGAGTTCAACTCGATACTCAATCTGAAGAACTTGACGAACTTCAAAATGAAAAGTCCAAGCTTGAAGCTGAAGTGAATGCACTTgagaaagaggaagacaaagcAAGCCAAGCTCGACTTCCACaagtaattatttatttatttatttcttaaagtataaattttaataatccctataatttggagaaaacatttaataatttgGAGAAAACTCGAAGAAAACTGAACCGCCTTGTAAGTTGTCATCTACATTGTTAATTATCTCTTCAAAAAATACTCAGGCAAAAAAGGAGCTGAATGACGTGAACAACCAGCTGCAGCCATTGTTatcaaaataccaaaaacaGAAATCCGAAATGGAAAAACTCACTAAATTGAagcaaaagaaacaagaaatattaGTCGAGATACAAGCCGCCCAAAAACGTCAAGATTTAATCAGAGCCGCGGATCTCCGACGCCAGAAATTAGATGATGTAGAATTAAAAATCGGTGATGTGGAAAGAAGGATAAGAAAACACGGCTTTATAGAGAAGGACACGGTCGGACCAGAGGAAATAGCGGACGAGGTGAGCCGGTGGACTGGGGTGCCAGTTTCGAGGCTAACCGGGGAAGAGAAAGAGTGGGTTATGGGTTTGGCGGGGCGGTTGAAGAAAAGAGTGGTTGGACAAAATGAGGCAGTTGATTCGGTTGCTGAAGCAGTGATGAGGTTCAGAGCTGGGCTCGCTTTACCGAACCAACCTAATggttcgtttttgtttttgggtcCGTCAGGGGTTGGGAAGACGGAGCTTGCAAAGGGTTTGGCTCATGAGCTATTTAACGACGAGAATCGTATGGTTCGGATTGACATGTCCGAGTACATGGAGAAACACTCTGTTTCAAGGCTTATTGGTTCTCCACCTGGGTATGTATGGTGATTTTCTACGTTGTTACATGAAATTTTACGTTATTTTTCgtttattttgttggtttgGATGTGGATTTAGGTATGTTGGATACCATGAAGGTGGGCAACTAACTGAACCAGTGAAGAGGCGTCCCTACTGTGTAGTTCTATTGGATGAAGTTGAAAAGGCTCATGTGGATGTCTTGAATATTCTGCTTCAAGTTTTGGATGATGGACGGTTGACGGACGGGCAGGGTTCAACGGTGGACTTCAGAAACACAGTGATTATCATGACTTCTAATCTCGGCGCCGGTCATCTTTTTTCTGAAAAGTACTGCCCCATGCAAGTTGCTCGTGAAAGGGTTATCCAAAAGGTTTTGTTTAttctatatatacactttattgttttattatttttgttattagtttctttctaatttaaattaataaatgtagtttaacaattttatatcattgaaaaggaaaatagttctgaattactttttaaattctaatttcttctttctttttctaaccctcttattgttaaaaatattcatcatttcaaaaaaattaatatctaattGTTTTTCAACAACGgtttaagttaattatatatcgTAATAGTGAAAAACAGgttaactaaattatttaatttaatttaggaaaATGTCAATCTTTAATTCCTAAGAATCAAATTGTAACGTTCCCAACtgatcaaaattcaaatgtgttaaaattgtatattgaaaacctaaattttgtgttattttaaCGAGTTTTCATCCTTTGAGTATGTTAACAGGTGAAAGAACATTTCAAGCCGGAGTTTGTGAACCGGCTAGACGAAATTCTGATTTTCCGGCCACTTTCTAAAATTCAACAAAGGAGAGTCACTAAATCAATGATGAAAGACGTTGCTCGCCGTCTTTCCGAAAAAGGCATTGCCATGGCTGTGACTAAATCCGCTCTTGACTTCGTTCTTGATCAAAGCTTCGATCCGGTGACTGTTTTGACATTGGCATAAGAAATAatcaacattttcataaaagaaaagatcatTCTATTGACTTATTGTTTAATTAGCTTCCATCCACAACAATTACTAAATCACCATTGTTATTGTCGAAAACTATTTTTAGGTTTACGGTGCTAGGCCGATTAGGCGTTGGTTGGAGAAGAAAGTTGTGACGAATATTTCGAAGATGCTAATGAAAGAAGAGATCGGTGAGGAGTACACAGTGTATGTCGATGCCAACGATGATGGAAAAGATTTGAAGTATAATGTGGAGAAAAATAATGGTCTCATTGATGGAATCAGTGACGGGAGATATGAAATCTTGATTCAAATTCCAACtatggagaaaaataatgaCGATGAAAGTGAAGAAGCGGAAGGAGGAACCGAAGAGGAGGATGTGGAAACCACGAGTGTTGATAGTGATTAGTGAATGAAATTTAAGAACACTTTATCAATTTGTTCTATGGTGATTAAAAGTTGTTAATTATCCagatttagtttaattattttggttgatgAAACACTTATGGACATTATAGATATTGATATGgcttagtttaattttgaaaatcgGATTGTTTACCCTTCTTGTCTCACAATTGTTCTCTATTTCTTGGAGTTTGAATAATGATttgtagtaaaataaaagtattattccaacatttgtttgtttttaatgcattaattactttttctcTATGAGAAAGCAATTCATTCAAAAGAGCCTTTCTAAAACTATGTATGCTTCCTCGATAAGAAATGCAAGAAACCCTAACCACTTCTCAACAATATAACTGCACCGAACAGAAAAGGGCAATATGGGTCTATTAGATGACTAATTTCACGATCTCAACAACAAGCTCCATCAAATCTGACAAAACAATAGAGTCGTTTTTCTTCCATACTATTTTCTATCCCATTctataaacaacaataataaaatgcTCAAAATGGCCGAATCCGCGCTTGAGACTTACGGCCACGATCTCGCCGAAACAGCAGAGAAACAAACTATCGATCCAATCTTCCGCCGCCGCCAAGAAATCCGCCATCTCCGGCGACGGAAAAACAGCTATCGTCGAAGCACTCGCACAGAAAATCGCCTCCGGAAATGTCCTGACCAAGCTCTCCGGCGCAAGAATCGTAGAACTGGACATGGGAGCCCTACACGCCGGAGCAATTTACGTAGGGCAATTGGAAGAGAGATTGAAGAATGTGGTGACGACGGAAGTGAGAAAGGATCGGAAGGAAATTACAGTGATAGTGCTTATAGTGTTTATAGACGAAATTCATATGTTGGTCCGACATGATCAAGGAACCGCCGCGGAGATTCTGAAACCGGCGCTGTGGAGAGGGAATTTCCGGTGCATTGGAGCGACGACGTTGAAGGAATACAAAAGGTATATTGGCGAGGAGATTTAAACAAGTTTATGTGAATGAACCAAGTGTTGAAGATTCGATTAGCATTCTCAGAGTATTGAAGGAGAGATATGAAAAACATCatgttcttaaaattaaatatactgCTCTTGTTGCTGCTGCTAAATTGTCACCATCACTACATCACaggtataattaaaaaaaactttactaTAAAAATCTACGTAAGAAAAATACAGCTTAGATATGACATTGTTGTAAGCTATTTTGatttacttcaaaatattttagtgaTGCGGGGAGATTGATGCATCAAAATGTTTAATGCATTAAAAATATCACTTTTGGCATGCagcatttctttatttcaatgTTAAACTCAGGtaaatattttccattttcttctatttttgtaaatcCTCCTTAACAGTTtgtaaaatagcaaaaaagaaaattataataatagaaaattttaaaaacatattactatcatacttttcaattttgccATATGCAAAACAGAATGttataatgttttgtttttttaaaaaaattatcatctAATACAACTGTTTATGCAAAAAATTGAAGGGAATGACTTTATAGTGAAGGACAGGGTCGGACCGgaggaaaataataaattgattgTTTACCCTCTTGTCTCACAATTATTGTTCTCTATTTGTTAAAGTTTGAATAGTGATCATCTgtagaaaataatatcattatgcccaacatttttgtttgtttttaatgcatttactttttctctaCAAACATATGAGACGATACAAGAAATCCTAACCACTTATCTTggaagattgaagaaaaataaacaaaccaaCTTCAATTATCAAAAGACAACTTTTCCACCGTCCAAGTGATGAATGGTTCCATTGACAGTACGACCACA
This genomic interval carries:
- the LOC101206749 gene encoding protein Asterix, giving the protein MSTQANDPRQPSAVKPFVAPAVNPQDLPVDYSGFIAVVFGIAGVMFRYKLSSWLAIIFCAQSLANMRNIENDLKQISMAMMFAIMGLVTNYLSPARPGAKS
- the LOC101217495 gene encoding chaperone protein ClpB1 — encoded protein: MAKSALETYGHDLVEKAEKQTLDPIFGRHKEICRLLTILCRKTKCNPILIGEPGVGKTAIVEALAQKFAAGNVPAKLSGARIVELDMGAIMAGTIWRGQLEERLKDVMTEVKGSEGKVIVFIDEIHMLVRSDHQGTAAEILKPALGRGGFRCIGATTLKEYKRYIEKDGALARRFKQVYVNEPSVEDSINILRVLKERYEKHHVLIIKDSALIAAAKLSHRYITGRRLPDKAIDLVDEASACMRVQLDTQSEELDELQNEKSKLEAEVNALEKEEDKASQARLPQAKKELNDVNNQLQPLLSKYQKQKSEMEKLTKLKQKKQEILVEIQAAQKRQDLIRAADLRRQKLDDVELKIGDVERRIRKHGFIEKDTVGPEEIADEVSRWTGVPVSRLTGEEKEWVMGLAGRLKKRVVGQNEAVDSVAEAVMRFRAGLALPNQPNGSFLFLGPSGVGKTELAKGLAHELFNDENRMVRIDMSEYMEKHSVSRLIGSPPGYVWYVGYHEGGQLTEPVKRRPYCVVLLDEVEKAHVDVLNILLQVLDDGRLTDGQGSTVDFRNTVIIMTSNLGAGHLFSEKYCPMQVARERVIQKVKEHFKPEFVNRLDEILIFRPLSKIQQRRVTKSMMKDVARRLSEKGIAMAVTKSALDFVLDQSFDPVYGARPIRRWLEKKVVTNISKMLMKEEIGEEYTVYVDANDDGKDLKYNVEKNNGLIDGISDGRYEILIQIPTMEKNNDDESEEAEGGTEEEDVETTSVDSD